The following coding sequences lie in one Cyanobacterium sp. Dongsha4 genomic window:
- a CDS encoding transporter substrate-binding domain-containing protein: protein MIFKNKFLLINTLILLISSIFPNHCLSQETTNNNINQPINSETNLKVITNHFPPLVIIDKQKYTGFSMELWDAIASELNINYTIKEKNNVQELIDGVIAGEADVAIAGISMTSEREKIIDFSHPIFESGLKILVSGKQASPFVVFLRSFFSPILWNTIGFLIIVTIICAHLMWFLERKKNPEMFPQKYLKGIWESFWWSIVTLVTVGYGDKTPITFGGRLLATLWMFTGILLISYFTASVSSDLTLHRIQANIHTYHDLRDKKVGTLANTTSANFLQMIGAQVITYDDIHKAYSALKNQEIRAIVYDAPVLMYYAKQDTKYNLQVVGNVFDPQDYAIVLKLNSIYRQPINEAILTLKENGTYNEIYQKWFGN from the coding sequence ATGATTTTTAAAAATAAATTTTTACTCATAAATACTTTAATCTTATTAATATCTAGCATTTTTCCTAATCATTGTTTATCTCAAGAAACCACAAATAACAATATAAATCAACCTATAAATTCGGAAACTAACCTTAAAGTTATCACCAATCATTTCCCCCCTTTAGTGATCATAGATAAGCAAAAATATACGGGTTTTAGTATGGAATTGTGGGATGCGATCGCATCTGAATTAAATATTAACTACACTATAAAGGAAAAAAATAATGTACAAGAATTAATTGATGGGGTTATAGCAGGAGAAGCAGACGTTGCCATAGCAGGTATATCGATGACATCTGAGAGGGAAAAAATAATCGACTTTTCCCATCCTATTTTTGAGTCAGGTTTAAAGATTTTGGTCTCTGGAAAACAAGCCTCTCCTTTTGTGGTTTTTTTACGTTCTTTTTTCTCTCCAATACTGTGGAATACCATTGGTTTTTTAATCATAGTTACCATAATTTGTGCCCATTTAATGTGGTTTTTAGAAAGGAAAAAAAATCCAGAAATGTTCCCTCAAAAATATTTAAAAGGTATTTGGGAATCTTTTTGGTGGTCTATAGTAACCTTAGTAACAGTAGGATATGGAGATAAAACCCCTATCACTTTCGGAGGAAGATTATTAGCAACCCTATGGATGTTTACAGGAATCTTGCTCATTTCTTACTTTACTGCTTCCGTATCCTCAGATCTTACACTACACAGAATACAAGCAAATATACATACTTATCATGATTTACGAGACAAAAAAGTTGGGACTCTAGCCAATACTACCTCAGCTAATTTTCTACAGATGATTGGAGCTCAAGTTATTACTTATGATGATATTCATAAGGCTTATTCAGCTTTGAAAAATCAAGAAATTAGAGCAATTGTTTATGATGCTCCTGTTTTAATGTACTATGCAAAACAAGACACAAAATATAATCTACAGGTTGTAGGGAATGTTTTTGATCCTCAAGACTATGCCATTGTTTTAAAATTAAATAGCATTTATCGCCAACCGATTAACGAAGCAATTTTGACCTTAAAAGAAAATGGTACTTATAATGAAATTTATCAAAAATGGTTTGGAAATTAA
- a CDS encoding ArnT family glycosyltransferase → MIKLTKLLFSSYPVVFILVLGLIIRIIIALFLFPGYDEAYYFLYSKNLDWSYFDHPILVALTTGIGVWLTGEVNQFTIRIGTLIISTVSFYLLYVTGKKLFGFQSALFSLIIASLIPIFTVAIGVLTLPDVPLIFFWTLTLYYASEEFFFHSPQEKYQPSFRLVIICICIGLACLSKYHGFILGLGLIGFCLFNSPYRRVFTSGWLLLGIICFILTLFPLIYWNWQHDWASFAFQLSGRFQSENPTPFSINLLNILVTALATIGYLFPSFGFPLWWVSGKSSYQELIKPCHYPYRLILWVSLPLTVGFTVLGAVTQILPTWSMPGFWGLTLILGDYTSKWYKYRRKFIYRWFYLSFLFTVTIFIIGLLHFQIGLLQKPNQNTFFNGIISPQNDPSTELIDIVQLRKLLADSPQFNQALKEANFIFTNQYYLGGYIGMAIAPLTNTPVTCFSNDSRGFDYWHPTKKELIGKNGIYITSERFAENQENGTKYSQFFNQWNKITQISLKRSGEITETFNIYLGKNFISFP, encoded by the coding sequence ATGATCAAATTAACAAAACTACTTTTTTCATCTTATCCAGTTGTTTTTATTCTGGTACTAGGATTAATTATCAGAATCATTATCGCTTTATTTTTATTTCCGGGATATGATGAAGCATACTATTTTCTTTATAGTAAAAATTTAGATTGGAGTTATTTTGATCATCCGATTTTGGTAGCTTTAACCACAGGTATAGGAGTGTGGCTAACAGGAGAAGTCAATCAGTTTACCATTAGAATTGGTACTTTAATTATTTCTACAGTTAGTTTTTATTTGTTATATGTAACAGGAAAAAAGTTATTTGGTTTTCAAAGTGCATTGTTTTCCCTGATTATAGCCTCTTTAATTCCCATTTTCACAGTTGCGATCGGAGTTTTAACTTTACCTGATGTCCCCTTAATTTTTTTTTGGACTCTTACTTTATACTATGCCAGTGAAGAATTTTTTTTCCATTCTCCCCAAGAAAAATATCAACCTAGTTTTCGTTTAGTTATTATCTGCATTTGTATTGGTTTAGCTTGTTTGAGTAAATATCACGGCTTTATTCTTGGTTTAGGATTAATCGGGTTTTGCCTTTTTAATTCCCCCTATAGACGGGTTTTTACTTCAGGTTGGCTATTATTGGGGATTATTTGTTTTATACTTACCCTGTTTCCCCTTATATATTGGAATTGGCAACACGATTGGGCCTCTTTTGCTTTTCAACTATCTGGGCGCTTTCAGTCAGAAAACCCTACTCCTTTCTCCATTAATCTGCTTAATATTCTAGTTACTGCCTTAGCTACTATTGGTTATCTATTTCCTAGTTTTGGTTTTCCTTTGTGGTGGGTTAGTGGAAAAAGTAGTTATCAAGAGTTAATTAAACCCTGTCACTATCCTTATCGACTAATTCTCTGGGTATCTTTACCTTTAACTGTTGGTTTTACTGTTTTAGGAGCGGTAACACAAATATTACCAACATGGTCTATGCCGGGTTTTTGGGGATTAACCTTGATTTTAGGCGACTATACCTCAAAATGGTATAAATATAGGCGTAAATTCATTTATCGTTGGTTTTATTTATCTTTTCTGTTTACTGTTACTATTTTTATTATTGGATTATTGCATTTTCAAATTGGATTACTGCAAAAACCGAATCAAAATACTTTTTTCAACGGTATTATTTCCCCTCAAAATGACCCTTCTACAGAATTAATTGATATTGTACAATTAAGAAAATTATTGGCAGATTCTCCTCAATTTAATCAAGCCTTAAAAGAAGCAAACTTTATCTTTACCAATCAATACTATTTAGGTGGTTATATTGGAATGGCGATCGCACCTTTAACCAATACTCCTGTAACCTGTTTTAGTAATGATAGTCGAGGTTTTGACTATTGGCATCCGACAAAAAAAGAATTAATCGGCAAAAACGGTATTTATATTACATCAGAAAGATTTGCGGAAAATCAAGAAAATGGAACAAAATATAGTCAATTTTTTAACCAATGGAATAAAATAACTCAAATATCCTTAAAAAGGTCTGGAGAAATCACGGAAACTTTTAATATCTATCTTGGAAAAAATTTTATCTCTTTCCCATAA
- a CDS encoding LptF/LptG family permease — MRPFKFSILDSYLFQELIPPFIFSVAIFSTLGVAIATLSDLSYKIVNANLPFIYALQIFFLKIPEYVAYALPISVLLTTLMTYSRLSKDSELIAFYNCGLSLYRLITPALILSLIVTGLTFIFNELIVPNANYKATTILVEQINEQRKFLLRQDIFYPEYVNVKEKNGKSNKYLKTLFYAQEFDGENMQSLTILDTEKKGLNKVIISEKGTWNNQDKVWDLFNGFIYDITKNQIKAEGKFFEKTQISLPKTPLELASKSRDPYEMNIIQSLEYIKLLRLLGDDKTVLMFQVRTAQKISFPFVCVIFGLVGSSLGSRPNNASKATSFGLCVGIVFFYYLGSFMISSLGLIGIISPLMAAWIPNFIGLLIGGFLLAKENG, encoded by the coding sequence ATGCGTCCTTTTAAATTCTCTATTTTAGATTCTTATTTATTTCAGGAGTTAATTCCTCCTTTTATTTTTAGTGTTGCTATTTTTTCCACATTAGGAGTTGCGATCGCAACTTTATCTGATTTAAGCTATAAAATAGTCAATGCAAACTTACCCTTTATTTATGCGTTACAAATTTTCTTTTTAAAGATACCTGAATATGTGGCTTACGCGCTACCCATTTCTGTATTGTTAACCACATTAATGACTTATAGTCGTCTGAGTAAAGATAGCGAATTAATTGCTTTTTATAACTGCGGTTTAAGTCTTTATAGATTGATAACACCAGCTTTAATTTTAAGTTTAATAGTGACAGGATTAACCTTTATTTTTAATGAATTAATTGTACCCAATGCTAATTATAAAGCAACAACAATTTTAGTAGAACAAATCAACGAACAAAGAAAATTTTTATTAAGACAAGATATTTTTTATCCAGAATATGTAAATGTAAAAGAAAAAAATGGGAAGAGTAATAAATACTTAAAAACTTTATTTTATGCCCAAGAATTTGATGGAGAAAATATGCAGTCTTTGACCATATTAGACACAGAAAAAAAAGGACTAAATAAAGTAATTATTTCTGAAAAAGGAACATGGAATAATCAGGATAAAGTGTGGGATTTGTTTAATGGATTTATCTATGACATCACCAAAAATCAGATAAAAGCTGAGGGTAAATTCTTTGAAAAAACTCAAATTTCTTTACCAAAAACCCCCCTAGAATTAGCGTCCAAAAGTAGAGATCCCTACGAAATGAATATCATTCAATCATTAGAATATATTAAACTATTAAGACTATTAGGAGATGATAAAACAGTATTAATGTTCCAAGTTCGCACTGCCCAAAAAATATCTTTTCCTTTTGTTTGTGTAATTTTTGGTTTAGTGGGTTCATCTTTAGGAAGTCGCCCGAATAATGCTAGTAAAGCAACCAGTTTTGGCTTATGTGTCGGGATAGTTTTCTTTTATTATTTAGGTAGTTTTATGATTAGTAGTTTGGGATTAATTGGGATTATTTCTCCTTTGATGGCGGCATGGATTCCCAATTTTATCGGCTTATTAATAGGAGGTTTTTTATTAGCAAAAGAAAATGGTTAA